Below is a genomic region from Streptococcus salivarius.
CAACGCCTCTCCAAAAAATTGGTCAAGTCCGTTTCTTTGGTGGCAAGTTTGTAACAATCAAATTGGTAGGAGATACCTTTGATGCTTCTGCTCAAGCAGCACAGGAATATACCAAGTCTGAAGGGATGACTTTCATTGATCCATTCGACGATTATAATGTCCAAGCAGGTCAAGGAACTGTTGCTTATGAAATTTATGAGCAGGCTCAAGAGGAAGGTGTTTCCTTCGATAGTATCTTGGTTCCAGTAGGTGGTGGCGGCCTTATCTCTGGTGTAGCTACTTATATCAAGGATGTAGCACCGTCTATGGAGGTTATTGGTGTTGAGGCTAGTGGTGCTCGTAGTATGCGTGCTGCCTTTGACCGTGGTTATCCTGTAAAACTCGAAGAAATTGATAAGTTTGCGGACGGGATTGCTGTTCAAAAGGTAGGTGTCAAGACCTATGAAGTCGCACGTAAATATGTTGACCGCCTCTTGGGAGTTGATGAAGGCTTGATTTCAGAAACCTTAATTGATATGTACTCTAAGGTTGGTACCATTGCAGAACCCGCAGGTGCGGCGTCAGTAGCGGCTTTGGAAGTGATTAAAGATGAGATTAAAGGAAAAACCATCGTCTGCATCATTTCAGGTGGTAACAATGACATCAACCGTATGCCAGAGATGGAAGAACGTGCGCTTATCTACGATGGTATCAAGCATTACTTTGTGGTTAACTTCCCACAACGTCCTGGTGCCCTTCGTGAATTTGTAAATGATATCTTGGGACCAAATGATGATATCACTCGTTTTGAGTACATCAAACGAGCTAATAAAGGAAAAGGCCCAGTTCTCATTGGTATAGCTCTTAGTGATAAGAACGACTATGATGGACTTCTCGAGCGTCTTTCTGCCTTTGACCCAAGTTATATCAACCTTCACGGTAACGAAACACTATACAATATGCTTGTCTGAGGATAGGTTCAGATAAGAAGAAAAGAACCGACAAAAGTTGGTTCTTTTCTACTTTGACTTAGCTATAAAGTGGTACTAATGCCTTATCTTCAAACTAAAACCCCAGTATTTCTACTGAGGTTTTCTTTATTCGATAATTAAGAGTCCATCTTTAATGGCGAATGGATTGTCTTTATTGATGCGGTCATAGAACATGATACCGTTAGTATGGTCGATTTCGTGTTGAACAACGATTGAGTTGTAACCACGGAGTTTAACACGTTGCTTTTCGCCTTCTTTGTTGAAGTATTCAACAGTTACACGAGCATGACGAACCACGTAACCAGGAACGTCGCGATCAACTGAGAGGCATCCTTCGCCATCGCCCAAAGCAGCATCCTGAACAGAATGGGCAACTACTTTAGGGTTGTACATGATTTCTTGAAGGCTATATGCTTCTTTTGGTGGATTACCTTCAGCATCTTCAGGGTTTGGAACGAGAACAGCGATAATGCGTTTTGAAATATCTAATTGAGGGGCTGCAAGACCGACTCCCCCACGAAGCCCCATTTTTTCGGCAATAACAGGATCTTGTGAGTTACGAAGAAACTGCATCATTTTTTCGCCTAGGATAATGTCTTCGTCTGATAGTGGGAAGGTTACATCTTCAGCGACAGCACGCAAGGTTGGATTTCCTTCGCGAATGATATCATTCATATCAATCATATGGCTGGCGCGGATAATTTTGGTTTGAGCATCCATTTGTTTACCTCTATTTTCTTTTTTCTTTGATTTACTTGTTTATAACTATAGCACAAAAGGGTTGAAAATTAAACCATCAAGGGTTAAAGTGAGGCTTTTTCTAATCGATAAAAGCCAGTTTTTCCAAGGTTTGTCTCTCTAAAATACGATAGGTTTTAAAGGCCTCTTTTTCGATAATTCCCTGATCGATAAATTGTTTGATAACTCGCTGTACATGACGATAGCTAGTTCCAAAACGGGAAGCTAAAATGGATGGTGATAATTGAAAGATATTCTCTTCTTCACTTTTCAAAATATGGGTGGCCAGACGCTCTTTGACAGAGTAACTCGCATTTGTTGAAGCAGTAATACCTTGCTTATGCAGTGCCATAGCCAGGTTACGTCCAATTTGGTAGAGAAAAACAGGGTCTTTGAGGAGTTCTTCTTTATTATTTAATGGGAGCTGAACTGCTTGAACCTCTTCTAAAGCAATGACTGATGATCCTGCTGGTTGGTTGGTCATGAGTTCTACATCTCCCAATATCTGAGGCTGATTGAGCGTTTCTAGGATATGTTCTTTACCATTGAAGAGAGAACGAACAATTTTTACCTTTCCTGATAAAATGTAGGTCAGCTCAGTGATAGCTTGCCCTTGGGTACAAATATAATCGTTCTTTTGAAAGGTGACTTTCTGTAATTGGTTGAGGTAGGGGGGTGGAAAGACCTGGTCAAGTTGAGGTCTTATGGTATGATTACGCATACATCTCCTTTTTTAGGACCTAGGTCCTATTTTTTAAAGTCTCCTTAGATTATAATGAAAAAATAACTATTAGACAAGTAAGGAAAGGATGTTCTTATCCCTATATTATGACACGAATTTTAGAAAAAATGAGCCTGCTTGGGCTATCCTTGCTCTTGATTTCGGCCTTTTCGATTTCAACAGCGTTACCACCTATGTTGGACTACTATAGCCCAACCTTTTCTGCCGCGCAAGTGGAGCTTTTAGTATCTGTCCCTTCATTTTCCGTAGTCGCGATGCTCTTACTTAATTCATTTATTGACAAATGGCTAAGTGATAGACAGCTAATTGTGACTGGGCTGCTCTTACTTAGTAGTGCTGGGATTTTTCCTTTTTTTGTACAAGCCTATCCTCTTGTCTTACTGTCACGTATTGCTTTTGGAATGGGGATTGGTCTTATCAATGCTAAGGCGATTGCCATCATCAGTCAACGTTATCAAGGTAAAGAGCGGGTTCAGATGCTAGGTATTCGTGGCTCCATGGAGTTGATTGGTGGAGCTTCTTGTTCTCTTTTAGTTGGACAATTACTGAAAATTCATTGGACCTTTGCCTTTCTTATCTATGGTTTTGGTTTTGTGATTTTGATTATGTATCTCCTTTTTGTGCCAACGATGGAGCAAGTGGAGAAGAAGCAGATTACAAAAAGAAAACAAGTTCTGAACAAAAAAGACCTGGGTATGATTCTTGGCATGGCTCTTTTAGCAGGTTTTGTCATCTGTATCAATTCTTCGATTAGTTTGCGCGCACCTCTGTTTCAAGTTGCTGGTAAGACTATTGAAAGTGGTCAATCAGCCTTAGTACTGAGTTTAGAGCAGGGAATTGGAATTGTAGCTGGACTGAGTTTCGCCTCGCTTATAGGACATTTTAAAAATCGTCTTTTGCCAATAGTGATGTTCTTGTTAGCGGTTTGTCTCTTTGGGATGTCAGTGGCTGGTAACTTACCGATTTTGATTTTATCTTCAGTTGGTGTTGGTTTCTTTTATAGTATTATTTTGACAATTATCTTTAACCGACTTTCTGAGTCTATTGCTAGAAATCTGTTGAACAAGGCGACAGCCTATGTCCTCTTAGGGTGTAACCTAGGGTCAGCCATTTCCCCTTATGTTTTGAAATTGTTAGCACTCATATCTCCAAGTTTTAGTTGGATTTTTCTAGCCTATGCAATCGTAAGTTTCCTACTTTTCCTTGGATTCTTTCTGAATGCAAAAATGGCCAAAAAAGTCTAAGCTTCAAAAACTTAATCAGTGAAATCTTGCGATTGACAAAGATTAGTAGATGAGCTAAAATAGAGAGGTCGTAAAGACAAACCAACTCTTTCTTGGTTTTAGGAGAGCCAATCCTAAGACTCGGATGGAGCAAAAAAAGGAGAAAAAACATGGCAATCTCAAAAGAGAAAAAAAATGAAATCATTGCTCAATACGCACGTCACGAAGGTGACACTGGTTCAGTAGAGGTTCAAGTTGCTGTCCTTACTTGGGAAATCAACCACCTTAACGAACACATTAAACAACACAAAAAAGACCACGCTACTTACCGTGGTTTGATGAAAAAAATCGGTCACCGTCGTAACTTGTTGGCATACCTTCGCCGCACAGACGTTAACCGTTACCGTGAGTTGATCAGCTCACTCGGACTTCGTCGTTAATTCAAGATACAAGTGCCTAGGCCTTGTTCAATTGAATACACGAAAATGGAACTGCTCTATGATGGGGCAGTTTTTTTATTCATTAGGATTTTATCCCGAGTTCAAAACAGCTCTCTAGATGTAGAGGGATGTTTTTCTGTGTTCCTCTAAAAATTTCTGACGTTGATTAATCTATAGAATAAAAAAACTCCAAAATTAATTCTGGGAGTTTTTTAACTTAAAATCTTTTTGATAACTGTTTGAAATTGAGGGAGTTGATGAATAGCAGTTCCGACAAGGATACCTAACATATTTAAGGTGATATCTCCCAAATCAAAGACTCCTAAATGTCCGAAGTATTGAATGGATTCGACGGAGAAAAGGGTAAGGAGACAGAGTAGGAGATTACTCAATCGTGAAGAAAAGAGGAGTCCCAGAGGGATGAACATTAACAGGTTCATGATGGGAACGAAGTGGCTGCCCCAGTATAATTCCCGAGCGAAGGAAAGGGGGTTAAGTGAGAGACCTTGGGTACCAATGTTTTTCAAGAAAAGTAGGTAGAAGAGAGCAAGAAAGTAAATGAAGTAGAGTAGGAGTAGTGTCTGTTTTTTTAGCTTTCTAGTAAGAAGGAGTTTCAAAAAAGCGTAGACAAAGTAACTCAGTAGGACAATAATGACTAGGTTGAGTAAGACTTGAAAGTAGGAGCCATAATGGGCGATGTAATGAACGTACTGTTCGAGATGTCCCCTATAAAACCAATAAGACAAGGCCAGTGAGAGGATTCCTAGTAAGATGTTACTCAATGTTTTTAATGTTTTTGCCACTTTGCTCCTCCATTTGCATATGATGAGTACACATTATATCAAAAAAACGTTTAAAGAAAGTTAAGAAACTGTAACGAAGTTTTGATAGAATAAAAGGATAAGGCAGAATCAAAGACTAAAAAAGGACTTTGAAACAGCAACTCTACTTTTGACTAACAATTTAATGATTTTTGTAAACAGGCTATGAAAGCTTATAAAATAATTAAATTTTAAAAATTAGGAGTCAGCATCTTGTTTCAGGATTATTAAAATGTTATTATATAGTAGTGAATTTTTAACATAAAAAGGAGTTCGTCTTATGAATAAAAAGGTTTTGGCGACAGCTGGAATTGCAGCACTTGCAGTTTCTGCTACAGTTGCTAAAGCTGATGAGGTAACGACAAACGATCAAGCCTCAACAACAGCATCAGTATCATCGACAGCTACACAAGCTGTCCCAACTCAAGCCCAAGTCGAAGCGGCTAGAGAACAAGCCAGCGCTGCAAATCAAGCAGTATCGCAACAAGAGTCAGTTGTTGCTAATCATGAAGCAGCTGCAAACCAGGCTCAAGCAAACCTAGCGACAGCAGATGCTAACTTGCAAAAGGCACAAACAGCAGCCGATGAAGCAAGTCCAGAAACTATTGCTGCCGCTCAAGGTCAAGTAACTACTGCTGAAAATGCAGCTAAGGAAGCTAAGTCAGCAGTTGAAACAGCTCAATCAGCAGAAAAAACTGCCAAAGATGCAGCAGACAAACAGCAAGCTGTCGTTAATACAGATCAAGCTAATGTCAATGCTAAAGCTAGTGAAGTTGCTAATGCTCAAAAATCAGTAGATGCCGCTAAAGCAGCTCTTAATGGTTCTAGCGCTTCTGAGGCAGCTTCTAACCAAGCTAAAGCACGATCAGCTTTTGATGCTGCAACAGCAGCTGAGAAAAAAGCTCAAGAAGAATTGGCAGCCGCTCAGGTAGCTGATAAAGAAAAAGCCACTGCTATTTCAGCTAAAGAAGGGCAATTGACTGCAGATCAAAATGCAGCAAACCAAGCTAAAGCAGCTTATGAGACTGCTCAAACAGTAGCTAATGAAAAGGCAGCCGCACTTGCAGCCGCTGAAGCAACTAAGAAAAAAGCAGAATCTTCAACAACTTCAACAGCTAATGTTCGTCAAAAATTCTCAGTGTCACAAGAGTATGTCAATGCTCTTAAGATTCATGAGTCTAAAACAGTGACAGCAGCAGAAAAAGCTCAAGCTGAACAAGTCTTGAAGAACGTTAATAAACGTGATCGTGGTAACAATAGTTATCAAGATAATGAAGCGGATAAAAATGTTAAAATTAGTGATTTGAATAACCTTAGTGAAGCTCAAATTACAGATTTGTCATTGTATGCTTCAAGTTTGATTAACCAAATTCGTACAGCCTTTGGTACAACTCAAACATCTGTTTCAAAAGGTAGTGTTCTTGCGGCTGACCGTGTTTCAGACGGTTATGTAGCAGATAACTGGGGTTGGGAAGCTATTACCCATAAACGACATGATAGTGCCGCCCTTGACCGTGCTGGTAAGTCATTTAATAGTGTAAGTATTGGTGAAAACCTTAATACATGGCAAGGTTTGACAGGACCATTTACTCTTAACGACATTAAGAAATATGTCTATGAAGCTATGCTTGAC
It encodes:
- a CDS encoding SEC10/PgrA surface exclusion domain-containing protein, coding for MNKKVLATAGIAALAVSATVAKADEVTTNDQASTTASVSSTATQAVPTQAQVEAAREQASAANQAVSQQESVVANHEAAANQAQANLATADANLQKAQTAADEASPETIAAAQGQVTTAENAAKEAKSAVETAQSAEKTAKDAADKQQAVVNTDQANVNAKASEVANAQKSVDAAKAALNGSSASEAASNQAKARSAFDAATAAEKKAQEELAAAQVADKEKATAISAKEGQLTADQNAANQAKAAYETAQTVANEKAAALAAAEATKKKAESSTTSTANVRQKFSVSQEYVNALKIHESKTVTAAEKAQAEQVLKNVNKRDRGNNSYQDNEADKNVKISDLNNLSEAQITDLSLYASSLINQIRTAFGTTQTSVSKGSVLAADRVSDGYVADNWGWEAITHKRHDSAALDRAGKSFNSVSIGENLNTWQGLTGPFTLNDIKKYVYEAMLDFMFNGNEWNHARSISGLTADGGESYIGTDISVVAGAFNVHVNNVNKNSIASDSSFDTTKIANPYEGNQSQSSSNANLAAAKAAYEAAKQANAQAQSDLASKKAASESATLKLKNTQSELAALKATASKLAAAQNNLSEKQAALATAKSELEKANAAVENLNANAQEKAAALSKAQATLDEKQAELQTAKAKLATSSATLQRLTNAYNAAKQDTAKKQVALTQANQALTAAKNRLAALTNASGNLAKAKAERATAFAKFTAAKGALSTERAKLVELSAKRDKLTSEYTTVQTAFDNYMKAKADKELQTQLAKEYANITSKGLTPVPVYDVDGKVIAFTTQEQAAQTVAQVPVNYGQTKAEKQAPVQEADSLPETGESTTAGFSLVGLFMTLLAFLGFVDRRTRRN
- the ilvA gene encoding threonine ammonia-lyase IlvA gives rise to the protein MITANDIVKANEVLKNVVERTPLDFDRYLSEKYGATIYIKKENMQKVRSFKLRGAYYAIHQLSDEDKARGVVCASAGNHAQGVAYTCNEMKIPATIFMPVTTPLQKIGQVRFFGGKFVTIKLVGDTFDASAQAAQEYTKSEGMTFIDPFDDYNVQAGQGTVAYEIYEQAQEEGVSFDSILVPVGGGGLISGVATYIKDVAPSMEVIGVEASGARSMRAAFDRGYPVKLEEIDKFADGIAVQKVGVKTYEVARKYVDRLLGVDEGLISETLIDMYSKVGTIAEPAGAASVAALEVIKDEIKGKTIVCIISGGNNDINRMPEMEERALIYDGIKHYFVVNFPQRPGALREFVNDILGPNDDITRFEYIKRANKGKGPVLIGIALSDKNDYDGLLERLSAFDPSYINLHGNETLYNMLV
- a CDS encoding VanZ family protein, translated to MAKTLKTLSNILLGILSLALSYWFYRGHLEQYVHYIAHYGSYFQVLLNLVIIVLLSYFVYAFLKLLLTRKLKKQTLLLLYFIYFLALFYLLFLKNIGTQGLSLNPLSFARELYWGSHFVPIMNLLMFIPLGLLFSSRLSNLLLCLLTLFSVESIQYFGHLGVFDLGDITLNMLGILVGTAIHQLPQFQTVIKKILS
- the rpsO gene encoding 30S ribosomal protein S15 yields the protein MAISKEKKNEIIAQYARHEGDTGSVEVQVAVLTWEINHLNEHIKQHKKDHATYRGLMKKIGHRRNLLAYLRRTDVNRYRELISSLGLRR
- a CDS encoding MFS transporter — protein: MTRILEKMSLLGLSLLLISAFSISTALPPMLDYYSPTFSAAQVELLVSVPSFSVVAMLLLNSFIDKWLSDRQLIVTGLLLLSSAGIFPFFVQAYPLVLLSRIAFGMGIGLINAKAIAIISQRYQGKERVQMLGIRGSMELIGGASCSLLVGQLLKIHWTFAFLIYGFGFVILIMYLLFVPTMEQVEKKQITKRKQVLNKKDLGMILGMALLAGFVICINSSISLRAPLFQVAGKTIESGQSALVLSLEQGIGIVAGLSFASLIGHFKNRLLPIVMFLLAVCLFGMSVAGNLPILILSSVGVGFFYSIILTIIFNRLSESIARNLLNKATAYVLLGCNLGSAISPYVLKLLALISPSFSWIFLAYAIVSFLLFLGFFLNAKMAKKV
- a CDS encoding Crp/Fnr family transcriptional regulator, with amino-acid sequence MRNHTIRPQLDQVFPPPYLNQLQKVTFQKNDYICTQGQAITELTYILSGKVKIVRSLFNGKEHILETLNQPQILGDVELMTNQPAGSSVIALEEVQAVQLPLNNKEELLKDPVFLYQIGRNLAMALHKQGITASTNASYSVKERLATHILKSEEENIFQLSPSILASRFGTSYRHVQRVIKQFIDQGIIEKEAFKTYRILERQTLEKLAFID
- the def gene encoding peptide deformylase gives rise to the protein MDAQTKIIRASHMIDMNDIIREGNPTLRAVAEDVTFPLSDEDIILGEKMMQFLRNSQDPVIAEKMGLRGGVGLAAPQLDISKRIIAVLVPNPEDAEGNPPKEAYSLQEIMYNPKVVAHSVQDAALGDGEGCLSVDRDVPGYVVRHARVTVEYFNKEGEKQRVKLRGYNSIVVQHEIDHTNGIMFYDRINKDNPFAIKDGLLIIE